ACATTTTGCGAAAGGCTTCAGAAGTAGTGGTGGTTCCTGCACCTGAGGAACCGGTCACCGCAATGATAGGGTGTTTAGCTGACATTGACGAACCTTGTCTTTATTATTCCATTTTTGAGTTTGTGTGCATAAGCCAATCAGAAGCTCGATCCACTCTCCCCCTTTCTAAGGGGAAGGAGCGAATATTGCGCTTTTATTATGCCCTGCACACAAAAACATATAGTTGAACTATCTTAGTTGAACTCAACCTGTTTGCACAATCAGAGCGGTAAGACTTCGGGGTGGCGCAAATTATGCTCTTGCAGGGTTTACTTGAATATCCACCGTCTCATGTAGCTCAGAAAAGACGATAACGGCTTGGCCGGACGCTAGCTGGCTTTTCACTTGGGAAATTTTGTCATCAAGAGAAATTTCTTGCGAGCCGTAATCTGTGCCTTCGCGTAAGACGAACTCTTTGATCAAGTTATCCAGTGTTTCTGACTCGATCTGTTGCCACGGAATTATCATTGTTGACCTCTTTACTAACAAATGATGCGTAATAAGCAGGAAGCGCTTCTTCTAGCCACAAGCGGGGTTGCCATAGTGTACCAGTGACAAAGCCAACGTGCCCGCCTCTATCCAGTAGTTGATATTCAATATGGTCAGGCAGGGCAAAGCGAGGGATCACCGCTTCAGTCATGAAAGGGTCATCTTTCGCATGGATCACTTGCAGCGGCACTGAGACCTCTTTAAGTCGCTGTAATCCTGAGCATTGCTGGTAATAGTCGTTGGCACCATCAAAACCGTGTAATCTGGAGGTTAGCAATTCGTCAAAGTCGATCAAGCGTTTGAGCTTAGTGATGTGCAGCTCATTAACGCTGAGTTCTTGATTGATAAGTGGTAGCTTGCGAATGGCATTGCGCTTGAGTGAGCCAAGTAAATACTCTCTATATACTTTGGAAAAACCCTGTTCGATGCGTTCAGCACAGGCAGCAAGGTCAAGTGGCGCTGATACCACGGTTGCGGCAGATAGGAGAGGTTGGTGTTTATACTCAGCGAGATAGTTGACCAACATATTGCCCCCCAAAGAGACGCCTACAGCGACTTTGTCTTGAGTTGGGAAGCGCTTATCTAGCTGCTCGAGAAAGTAACGAGCATCTTGCGTTTCACCACTGTGGTAGGCTCGGGCCTTACGGTTCGGCTCACCGCTGCAG
This portion of the Vibrio sp. SCSIO 43136 genome encodes:
- a CDS encoding YheU family protein, producing the protein MIIPWQQIESETLDNLIKEFVLREGTDYGSQEISLDDKISQVKSQLASGQAVIVFSELHETVDIQVNPARA
- a CDS encoding hydrolase; protein product: MTIFRAPIGLKNPHVQTLLPRMLRRRALFHPVTERLELPDGDFVDLAWSESPKAAQNKPVFVLFHGLEGSFDSPYANGLMRAFAKQGWLSVMMHFRGCSGEPNRKARAYHSGETQDARYFLEQLDKRFPTQDKVAVGVSLGGNMLVNYLAEYKHQPLLSAATVVSAPLDLAACAERIEQGFSKVYREYLLGSLKRNAIRKLPLINQELSVNELHITKLKRLIDFDELLTSRLHGFDGANDYYQQCSGLQRLKEVSVPLQVIHAKDDPFMTEAVIPRFALPDHIEYQLLDRGGHVGFVTGTLWQPRLWLEEALPAYYASFVSKEVNNDNSVATDRVRNTG